In the Chlorobium limicola DSM 245 genome, one interval contains:
- a CDS encoding lipid-binding SYLF domain-containing protein — protein MKMMRIVVLAFMLAGMVVQSAFAGWDPREEDNARQGVEYFRKNAPGLDRFFEHAYGYAVFSEVYKGGVILLGGARGSGYVYELNTLVGRSSLTQVNVGPQLGAQSFAEIVFFKSKDDFDNFRKGNFELNAQATAVLVTTGMATNSDYSNGVAIFVIPRAGVMAEATVGGQKFSYKPL, from the coding sequence ATGAAAATGATGCGGATCGTTGTGCTTGCCTTCATGCTGGCAGGAATGGTTGTACAGAGTGCCTTTGCAGGGTGGGATCCGAGGGAGGAGGATAACGCCCGTCAGGGAGTCGAATATTTCAGGAAAAATGCTCCCGGTCTCGACCGCTTTTTTGAGCATGCCTACGGTTATGCCGTGTTTTCCGAAGTTTACAAGGGAGGCGTCATTCTGCTCGGGGGGGCACGCGGCAGCGGGTATGTGTATGAGCTCAATACCCTTGTGGGCCGTTCGTCGCTGACCCAGGTGAATGTCGGGCCTCAGCTTGGCGCGCAGTCGTTTGCCGAGATTGTGTTTTTCAAGAGCAAGGATGATTTCGATAATTTCAGGAAAGGTAATTTTGAGCTGAACGCCCAGGCTACGGCAGTGCTGGTGACCACCGGTATGGCCACCAACAGCGATTACTCGAACGGCGTGGCTATTTTTGTTATTCCAAGAGCAGGTGTCATGGCGGAAGCCACCGTCGGAGGACAGAAGTTCAGCTACAAGCCGCTCTGA
- a CDS encoding VWA domain-containing protein: MCFAWPEHFGYLLLLIPLAVLFGYGYMRQMQASERLVLSGPAGSGINGSAQRVFLVRRMLQFTGIALLLISLAGPQLCRGNRVTLRKGADLVFMLDVSNSMLARDVLPDRLEAARDAALRIGGSVREGRRALLLFAGSPLVQCPLTYDREAFSALLGMATPALIEEQGTSFLPAVELALKLFTGSVPLDSDGTAEGERIVVLLSDGEDHEGATAAAAAKLRRNGVSLFVLGFGSRNGADIPDPLRPGLKKLDGAGRVVTTRFSPQTLRQLASASGGFYFEGAGGDAVYDEVALRIDRIVSRSRLVSAPLGSEPLYHYFLGAGMLLLLVERALLHVSGKRQ; this comes from the coding sequence CAGGCGAGCGAGCGCCTTGTCCTGTCCGGTCCGGCAGGATCCGGGATAAACGGTTCAGCTCAGCGGGTGTTTCTTGTCCGTCGTATGCTGCAGTTTACCGGAATCGCTCTGTTACTCATTTCGCTTGCCGGTCCGCAGCTCTGTCGCGGAAACCGGGTGACTCTCCGCAAAGGGGCCGATCTGGTGTTCATGCTCGATGTTTCAAACAGCATGCTGGCCCGGGACGTTCTTCCCGATCGCCTTGAGGCAGCGAGGGATGCGGCGCTCCGTATCGGCGGCAGCGTCAGGGAGGGTCGCAGGGCCCTGCTGCTTTTTGCCGGGTCGCCTCTTGTGCAGTGCCCGCTTACGTATGACCGCGAAGCGTTTTCCGCTCTGCTTGGCATGGCCACACCTGCCCTTATCGAAGAGCAGGGCACCTCGTTTCTTCCGGCAGTCGAGCTTGCTCTGAAGCTGTTTACCGGTTCCGTACCTCTCGACAGCGACGGGACGGCAGAAGGAGAGCGAATTGTCGTGCTGCTCAGTGACGGTGAAGACCACGAGGGGGCGACAGCGGCCGCAGCCGCAAAACTCAGGAGAAACGGCGTTTCGCTTTTTGTGCTTGGCTTTGGAAGCCGGAACGGGGCGGATATTCCGGATCCGCTGCGCCCCGGGTTGAAAAAACTCGACGGCGCAGGCCGTGTGGTGACAACCCGGTTCTCTCCCCAAACCCTTCGGCAGCTCGCTTCGGCATCCGGAGGATTTTATTTTGAGGGTGCGGGAGGCGACGCTGTGTATGACGAGGTCGCCTTGCGGATCGACAGGATCGTTTCGCGGTCGCGTCTGGTTTCAGCGCCGTTGGGCAGCGAGCCGCTGTACCACTATTTCCTCGGCGCAGGAATGTTGCTGCTGCTTGTGGAACGGGCTTTGCTTCATGTGTCCGGAAAGCGGCAATAG
- a CDS encoding Clp protease N-terminal domain-containing protein, which yields MQFDPNKFTVKAQEALQAAGTLAGSRQHQQIEPEHLLFSMLGDRSGITAQIAQKLEAPVDNLLEVLDREIDRLPRVTGSSASGQYVSQNLGKVFDTALREAESLKDDYISSEHLFIAMSEAGVKVSRLLQDAGITRNSILKVLATIRGSQRVTSQTAEDTYNSLKKYSRNLNDEVRRGKLDPVIGRDDEIRRVLQILSRRTKNNPVLIGDPGVGKTALVEGIAQRIVAGDVPENLKSKQIAALDIAQLVAGAKFRGEFEERLKAVVKEVQSADGEIILFIDEIHLLVGAGSAEGSMDAANILKPALARGELRCIGATTLDEYRKHIEKDAALERRFQTVLVDQPSVEDTVSILRGLKEKYEIHHGVRIKDAALVAAAELSNRYISDRFLPDKAIDLIDEASSRLRLEIDSSPEELDRLNREIRRLEIEREALKRELENGEN from the coding sequence ATGCAATTCGACCCCAATAAATTTACCGTCAAAGCCCAGGAAGCGCTGCAGGCTGCAGGCACGCTTGCGGGAAGCCGCCAGCATCAGCAGATAGAGCCCGAACATCTGCTCTTTTCCATGCTCGGAGACAGAAGCGGCATTACCGCGCAGATCGCCCAGAAGCTCGAAGCTCCCGTGGATAATCTGCTCGAGGTTCTCGACCGTGAAATAGATCGGTTGCCGAGGGTGACCGGCTCATCGGCATCCGGTCAATATGTATCACAGAATCTCGGAAAGGTGTTCGATACGGCTCTCAGGGAGGCGGAAAGCCTTAAGGACGACTACATCAGCTCCGAGCATCTCTTTATCGCCATGAGCGAAGCCGGCGTCAAGGTATCGCGTCTGCTGCAGGATGCCGGTATCACCCGGAACTCCATTCTCAAGGTTCTGGCGACCATCAGGGGTTCCCAGCGGGTAACCAGCCAGACGGCTGAGGATACCTACAACTCCCTCAAAAAATATTCCCGCAATCTCAACGATGAAGTTCGAAGAGGAAAGCTCGATCCGGTAATCGGGCGAGACGACGAAATCCGCCGGGTGCTGCAGATTCTCAGTCGCCGCACCAAAAACAACCCGGTGCTGATCGGCGACCCCGGCGTCGGTAAAACCGCGCTTGTCGAAGGTATCGCACAGCGCATCGTGGCCGGCGACGTTCCCGAAAACCTGAAGAGCAAGCAGATCGCCGCGCTCGACATCGCCCAGCTTGTCGCCGGAGCGAAGTTCCGCGGCGAGTTCGAGGAGCGGCTGAAAGCCGTGGTCAAGGAGGTGCAGTCAGCCGACGGAGAGATCATTCTCTTTATCGACGAGATCCATCTGCTGGTCGGTGCCGGATCCGCCGAGGGCTCCATGGATGCCGCCAACATTCTCAAGCCCGCTCTCGCTCGAGGCGAACTGCGCTGTATCGGTGCTACGACGCTCGACGAATACCGCAAGCATATCGAAAAGGATGCCGCCCTTGAACGGCGGTTCCAGACCGTTCTCGTCGATCAGCCGAGCGTGGAAGACACGGTTTCGATTCTGCGCGGCCTCAAGGAGAAATACGAAATCCATCACGGCGTGCGCATCAAGGATGCCGCCCTCGTTGCCGCGGCCGAGCTCTCGAACCGCTACATATCCGACCGCTTTCTGCCCGACAAGGCTATCGACCTGATTGATGAGGCCTCATCGCGCCTGCGGCTCGAAATCGACAGCAGCCCCGAAGAACTCGACCGCCTCAACCGCGAAATCCGCCGTCTCGAAATAGAGCGCGAAGCCCTCAAGCGCGAACTCGAAAACGGGGAAAATTAA